The following proteins come from a genomic window of Salvia hispanica cultivar TCC Black 2014 chromosome 4, UniMelb_Shisp_WGS_1.0, whole genome shotgun sequence:
- the LOC125220680 gene encoding protein FAR1-RELATED SEQUENCE 7-like, which translates to MLKKLISCTVEGKVKESFAIVKKSEDPLGNFRRSMVDMIVEKQMLEKKDLEQLLEGSKRSNKEDEVNARSGFTIKRRRLSKRCGCKASISFKFFSEAGIPGYIIQEFNEVHYHYMVESEHQQFMTLNRKLDDVHHKFILDYSKANIGPTLTFKVLKEILGGFELVRCNVGDIRNTSRDIKAYANSCDVQMVLDDMAKKKEPSDAFTYHYEVNAANQLVALFWCDGLIKRNWHMFGDIVAFDSTYNTNRYCMIFTPFTGKDNHGKSVTFAAGLVCNEKTGAFGWLFKHFVECMGVAPKMIVTDQDLGMRSAIQEVLVGTQHRWCMWHIMHKLASKVPGRLLRDEDFKKEFNACDWSDLLEPDEFEEECNGVIEHYELEDRNARTKLDYNDATAVPILATKLAFEKHAATIYTDSMFRKIQEEIVDGNDRCRVLGFSSTDMVDTYKLGDSRRNSYSVRHDKTDDSYSYDCKLFGRQGYLCCHIFFLFRNNEVKKIPEKYYDSRWMKTPLSKVVHGLFGVTVDTRSTVDDRQTVSNKGISFFYGFLRRIETDIDVLRAFVGGLEELGNEYVHYSTE; encoded by the exons ATGCTGAAGAAGCTGATTTCGTGCACAGTGGAGGGGAAGGTGAAGGAGAGCTTCGCGATCGTGAAGAAATCGGAGGATCCACTGGGGAATTTCAGGCGGTCAATGGTGGATATGATCGTGGAGAAGCAGATGTTAGAGAAGAAGGATTTGGAGCAGCTGTT GGAGGGCAGCAAGAGATCGAACAAGGAAGACGAAGTGAATGCACGATCTGGTTTTACTATTAAACGCAGGCGGCTTTCCAAGCGATGTGGTTGTAAAGCAAGTATATCATTCAAGTTCTTTTCCGAAGCAGGAATACCAGGATATATTATTCAGGAGTTCAACGAGGTTCACTACCATTATATGGTGGAGTCAGAGCATCAGCAGTTTATGACACTTAATCGGAAGTTAGATGACGTACATCACAAATTCATTCTTGACTATTCAAAGGCTAATATAGGCCCCACACTTACCTTTAAGGTATTGAAGGAAATTCTCGGTGGGTTTGAACTTGTCCGTTGCAATGTCGGGGATATCAGGAACACTTCGCGAGACATCAAAGCATACGCAAACAGTTGTGACGTGCAGATGGTGTTGGATGACATGGCGAAGAAGAAGGAACCGTCCGATGCGTTCACATATCACTACGAAGTTAATGCTGCTAACCAGTTGGTTGCCCTCTTTTGGTGCGATGGTTTGATAAAGAGGAACTGGCATATGTTTGGTGATATAGTGGCGTTTGACTCCACCTACAACACAAACAG GTATTGCATGATCTTCACACCTTTCACGGGTAAGGACAATCATGGGAAATCTGTAACATTCGCTGCCGGATTGGTGTGCAATGAGAAAACAGGGGCCTTTGGCTGGTTGTTCAAACATTTCGTCGAATGCATGGGTGTAGCACCCAAAATGATTGTAACCGATCAAGACTTGGGCATGAGATCAGCTATTCAAGAGGTTCTTGTAGGCACTCAACACCGATGGTGTATGTGGCATATAATGCACAAGTTGGCTTCCAAGGTTCCAGGCAGGTTGCTTAGGGACGAAGATTTCAAGAAGGAATTCAATGCCTGCGATTGGTCGGACTTGCTTGAACCCGACGAATTTGAAGAGGAGTGTAATGGAGTGATTGAGCATTACGAGCTGGAAGAC CGGAACGCTAGAACAAAACTGGACTACAACGATGCTACTGCCGTGCCCATACTGGCCACTAAGTTGGCATTCGAGAAACATGCTGCGACGATTTACACAGACAGTATGTTCAGGAAAATACAAGAAGAAATTGTTGATGGTAATGACAGATGTCGTGTACTTGGTTTTTCATCAACAGATATGGTTGACACCTACAAGCTTGGGGATAGCCGACGCAATTCGTATTCTGTGAGACACGACAAGACTGACGATTCATACTCTTACGACTGCAAATTGTTCGGTAGGCAAGGATATTTGTGCtgccacattttttttctgttcAGGAACaatgaagtgaaaaaaattCCAGAGAAGTACTACGACAGCCGATGGATGAAGACTCCCTTAAGCAAGGTTGTACATGGACTGTTTGGTGTCACCGTAGATACAAGGTCCACCGTTGACGATAGGCAGACTGTTTCAAATAAAGGGATATCGTTTTTCTACGGTTTTCTTCGACGGATTGAGACGGACATTGACGTGCTTCGTGCATTCGTAGGTGGTTTGGAAGAACTTGGTAATGAATATGTACATTACTCCACAGAATGA